One genomic region from Bradyrhizobium icense encodes:
- the pcaH gene encoding protocatechuate 3,4-dioxygenase subunit beta, translating to MTLVYPVQSLAAHPPRLSPAYKSTVKRSPSKPLIPMRHTLSELTGPVYGHETVRASDHDLTVHGKGEPIGERIIVHGHVLDEDGRGVPNTLVELWQANSCGRYVHVVDQHPAPLDPNFTGAGRTQSDAQGYYRFITIKPGAYPWGNHHNAWRPAHIHFSVFGHSFVSRLVTQMYFPGDPLFPFDPIFNSVTDEKARNRMISSFDLENTKPDWALCYRFNIVLRGRNATPMENS from the coding sequence ATGACATTGGTCTATCCAGTGCAATCACTCGCGGCGCATCCGCCGCGGCTGTCTCCCGCCTACAAGAGCACGGTCAAGCGTTCGCCCTCAAAGCCGCTGATTCCGATGCGTCATACGCTGTCGGAACTGACCGGGCCGGTCTATGGCCACGAGACTGTGCGCGCGAGTGATCACGACCTCACGGTTCACGGCAAGGGCGAGCCGATCGGCGAGCGCATCATCGTGCACGGCCATGTGCTCGACGAAGACGGCCGCGGCGTGCCGAACACGCTGGTCGAGCTGTGGCAGGCCAATTCCTGCGGCCGCTATGTCCATGTCGTCGACCAGCATCCCGCGCCGCTCGATCCGAATTTCACCGGCGCCGGCCGCACGCAATCGGACGCGCAGGGTTATTATCGCTTCATCACGATCAAGCCCGGCGCCTACCCCTGGGGCAATCACCACAACGCCTGGCGGCCGGCCCACATCCATTTCTCGGTGTTCGGCCACTCCTTCGTCTCGCGCCTGGTGACGCAGATGTATTTCCCCGGCGATCCGCTATTCCCGTTCGATCCGATCTTCAATTCGGTCACCGACGAGAAGGCGCGCAACCGGATGATCTCGTCATTCGATCTGGAGAACACCAAGCCGGATTGGGCGCTGTGCTACCGCTTCAACATTGTGCTGCGCGGGCGCAACGCCACGCCGATGGAGAACAGTTAA
- a CDS encoding [protein-PII] uridylyltransferase gives MDSIVTEDRSGADDRFDTARITAAVDALAEKHAGREDVFRSALAQLLKAEMIAARATAQAVLLKDRHGRRCAERLCFMQDEIIRILYAAATRHLYRSHVPSGAERMAVVATGGYGRGLMAPESDIDLLFILPYKQTAWGEQVAEAILYCLWDMGLKVGHATRSVDECIRQARGDMTIRTAILETRFLTGDRPLYDELVARFDKDVVQGTAAEFVTAKLAEREERHRRAGQSRYLVEPNVKDGKGGLRDLHTLFWIAKYVYRVRETGELVERGVFDAQEYRTFRRCADFLWSVRCNLHFVSGRAEERLSFDMQREIAVRLGYTSHPGMQDVERFMKHYFLVAKDVGDLTAILCAKLEDEQAKPAPVLSRMVARLRPSAKRRRMPDSDDFIIDNNRINLAAPDVFKHDPVNLIRIFHLAQKNNLAFHPDAMRTVTRSLKLVNSQLRENPEANRLFMEILTSNDAETVLRRMNETGVLGHFIRAFGKIVSMMQFNMYHHYTVDEHLIRCIGFLQEIERGGNDEFTVASDLFRKIQPEHRAVVYIATLLHDVAKGRPEDHSIAGARVARRLCPRLGFSAGDTELVAWLIEEHLTMSTVAQSRDLSDRKTIENFAAVVQSVEQMKLLTILTTADIRGVGPGVWNGWKAQLLRTLYYETEPVLTGGFSEVNRARRIALAQAEFRAAFTEWPEAELNAYIGRHYPAYWLKVDLQRKIRQARFIRASEQAGHQLAINVGFDEARGVTELTILATDHPWLLSIIAGACASAGANIVDAQIYTTTDGRALDTIAISREYDRDEDEGRRATRIGEMIEQVLEGKLRLPEVVARKAANRGKVRAFVVEPEVTINNQWSDRYTVIEVSGLDRPGLLYQLTTAISKLNLNIASAHVATFGERARDVFYVTDLLGAQINAPTRQAAIKSALIHLLASEDNVAKPAA, from the coding sequence ATGGACAGCATCGTGACAGAGGACCGCTCCGGGGCGGATGACCGTTTCGATACCGCGCGGATCACCGCGGCGGTCGATGCGCTGGCCGAAAAACATGCCGGCCGCGAGGACGTGTTTCGCTCGGCGCTGGCACAGCTCCTGAAGGCCGAGATGATCGCGGCGCGCGCCACCGCGCAGGCCGTGCTGCTGAAGGATCGCCACGGCCGCCGCTGCGCCGAGCGGCTCTGCTTCATGCAGGACGAGATCATCCGCATTCTCTATGCGGCTGCGACCCGGCATCTCTATCGCTCGCATGTGCCGTCGGGCGCCGAGCGCATGGCGGTCGTCGCCACCGGCGGCTACGGCCGCGGCTTGATGGCGCCGGAATCCGACATCGATCTGTTATTCATCCTGCCCTACAAGCAGACCGCCTGGGGCGAGCAGGTCGCCGAAGCCATTCTCTATTGCCTCTGGGACATGGGATTGAAGGTCGGCCACGCCACGCGCTCGGTCGATGAATGTATCCGCCAGGCGCGCGGCGACATGACGATCCGCACCGCGATCCTGGAGACGCGGTTTTTGACCGGCGACCGGCCGCTCTATGACGAGCTGGTGGCCCGCTTCGACAAGGATGTCGTGCAGGGCACGGCGGCCGAATTCGTCACCGCCAAACTCGCCGAGCGCGAAGAACGCCACCGCCGCGCCGGGCAGTCGCGCTATCTCGTCGAGCCCAACGTCAAGGACGGCAAGGGCGGCTTGCGTGACCTGCACACGCTGTTCTGGATCGCCAAATACGTCTACCGCGTGCGCGAGACCGGCGAACTAGTCGAGCGCGGCGTGTTCGACGCGCAGGAATACCGCACCTTCCGCCGCTGCGCCGATTTCCTGTGGTCGGTGCGCTGCAATCTGCATTTCGTCTCGGGCCGCGCCGAGGAGCGGCTGTCGTTCGACATGCAGCGCGAGATCGCAGTCCGCCTCGGCTATACCTCGCATCCCGGCATGCAGGATGTCGAGCGCTTCATGAAGCACTACTTCCTAGTGGCGAAAGACGTCGGCGATCTCACCGCCATCCTGTGCGCCAAGCTGGAAGACGAGCAGGCCAAGCCCGCGCCGGTCCTGAGCCGCATGGTGGCACGGCTGCGGCCGAGCGCCAAGCGGCGGCGGATGCCCGACAGCGACGACTTCATCATCGATAACAACCGCATCAACCTCGCCGCGCCTGACGTCTTCAAGCACGACCCGGTCAACCTGATCCGGATCTTTCATCTGGCGCAGAAGAACAACCTCGCCTTCCACCCCGATGCGATGCGGACGGTGACGCGCTCGCTGAAACTGGTGAACAGCCAGCTTCGCGAGAATCCGGAAGCCAACCGTCTGTTCATGGAGATCCTGACCTCGAACGATGCGGAGACCGTGCTGCGGCGGATGAACGAGACCGGCGTGCTCGGTCACTTCATCCGTGCGTTCGGCAAGATCGTGTCGATGATGCAGTTCAACATGTACCACCATTATACGGTGGACGAGCATCTGATCCGCTGCATCGGCTTCCTGCAGGAGATCGAACGCGGCGGCAATGACGAGTTCACGGTCGCGAGCGACCTGTTCCGCAAGATCCAGCCCGAGCATCGCGCGGTGGTCTACATCGCGACCCTGCTGCACGACGTCGCCAAGGGCCGGCCGGAGGACCACTCGATCGCGGGCGCCAGGGTGGCGCGCCGGCTGTGTCCGCGGCTCGGCTTTTCCGCAGGCGACACCGAGCTGGTGGCGTGGCTGATAGAAGAGCATCTGACGATGTCGACGGTGGCGCAATCGCGCGATCTCTCCGACCGCAAGACGATCGAGAATTTTGCCGCCGTCGTGCAATCGGTCGAGCAGATGAAGCTTCTGACCATCCTGACCACCGCCGACATCAGGGGCGTCGGCCCCGGCGTCTGGAACGGCTGGAAGGCGCAGTTGCTGCGCACGCTGTATTACGAAACCGAGCCGGTCCTGACCGGCGGTTTCTCGGAAGTGAACCGCGCGCGGCGCATTGCGCTCGCACAGGCCGAATTCCGCGCCGCCTTCACCGAATGGCCGGAAGCCGAGCTCAACGCCTATATCGGGCGGCATTATCCGGCCTACTGGCTCAAGGTCGATCTGCAACGAAAGATCCGCCAGGCGCGCTTCATCCGCGCCAGCGAACAGGCCGGCCACCAACTCGCGATCAATGTCGGCTTCGACGAGGCGCGCGGCGTCACCGAACTGACGATTCTCGCGACCGACCATCCCTGGCTGTTGTCGATCATCGCGGGCGCCTGCGCCTCGGCCGGCGCCAACATCGTCGATGCGCAGATCTACACGACCACCGACGGCCGCGCGCTCGATACCATCGCGATCTCCAGGGAATACGACCGCGACGAGGACGAGGGACGGCGCGCGACCCGCATTGGCGAGATGATCGAGCAGGTGCTCGAAGGCAAATTGCGGCTGCCCGAAGTAGTGGCGCGCAAGGCGGCCAACCGCGGCAAGGTGCGCGCCTTCGTGGTCGAGCCGGAGGTCACCATCAACAACCAGTGGTCGGACCGCTACACCGTGATCGAGGTCTCCGGCCTCGACCGTCCGGGCTTGTTGTACCAGCTCACCACTGCGATCTCGAAGCTCAACCTCAACATCGCCTCCGCCCATGTCGCGACCTTCGGCGAGCGCGCCCGCGACGTGTTCTACGTCACTGATTTGCTCGGCGCCCAGATCAACGCGCCGACCCGGCAGGCCGCGATCAAGAGCGCGCTGATCCATCTGCTCGCCAGCGAAGACAACGTCGCCAAGCCGGCGGCGTGA
- the pcaG gene encoding protocatechuate 3,4-dioxygenase subunit alpha, with product MPQTKPDGITPSQTVGPYFAYGLTPGGKYDWNDAFNNSLVTPDTSGERIRVEGTVFDGDGVPVPDCMLEIWQADAQGRFSDPQDKRALPNTSFKGFGRIGTDAKGHYAFDTIKPGGVPDPDGKPQAPHIVLAVYARGMLLHLYSRIYFDGEAANAADPVLALVPADRRATLIATRQPSSGNAVYRFDVHLQGDKETVFFDV from the coding sequence GTGCCACAGACCAAGCCGGACGGCATCACCCCGTCGCAGACCGTCGGTCCGTATTTCGCCTATGGCCTGACGCCGGGCGGCAAATACGACTGGAACGACGCGTTCAACAACAGTCTGGTGACGCCGGACACCTCGGGCGAGCGCATTCGCGTCGAGGGAACGGTGTTCGACGGCGACGGCGTGCCGGTGCCGGATTGCATGCTGGAGATCTGGCAGGCGGACGCGCAGGGCAGGTTCTCTGATCCGCAGGACAAGCGCGCGCTGCCGAATACGTCGTTCAAGGGGTTCGGCCGCATCGGCACCGATGCCAAAGGCCACTATGCCTTCGATACCATCAAGCCGGGCGGGGTTCCCGATCCCGACGGCAAGCCGCAGGCGCCGCATATCGTGCTCGCGGTCTATGCACGCGGCATGCTACTGCATCTCTATTCCCGGATCTATTTCGACGGCGAGGCGGCCAACGCGGCCGATCCCGTGCTGGCGCTGGTGCCGGCCGACCGTCGCGCCACGCTGATTGCGACGAGGCAGCCCAGCTCAGGCAACGCGGTGTACCGATTCGACGTGCACCTGCAGGGCGACAAAGAGACGGTGTTTTTCGACGTGTAA
- a CDS encoding OsmC family protein, whose protein sequence is MDAAELRAMQAPIKERYKSDPSAAVITLKAKGSIDNEGIACKVETGRALAIAGLHPGTGGSGLELCSGDMLLEALVACAGVTLKSVATATEVPLRSGNVIAEGDLDFRGTLGVDKEAPVGFEEIRLRFEVATDAPQDKLDLLLKLTERYCVVYQTIKNGPKVSVSMKRV, encoded by the coding sequence ATGGACGCCGCCGAACTCCGCGCGATGCAGGCCCCGATCAAGGAACGCTACAAGTCCGATCCCTCCGCCGCCGTCATTACCCTCAAGGCCAAAGGCTCGATCGATAATGAAGGGATCGCCTGCAAGGTCGAGACCGGCCGCGCGCTGGCGATAGCCGGCCTCCATCCCGGCACCGGCGGCTCCGGGCTTGAGCTCTGCTCCGGCGACATGCTGCTCGAAGCCCTCGTCGCCTGCGCCGGCGTGACATTGAAGTCGGTCGCCACCGCCACCGAAGTACCGCTTAGAAGCGGCAACGTCATCGCCGAAGGCGATCTGGATTTCCGCGGCACGCTCGGCGTCGACAAGGAAGCCCCGGTCGGCTTCGAGGAGATCCGCCTGCGCTTCGAGGTCGCAACCGACGCGCCGCAGGACAAGCTCGACCTGCTGTTGAAGCTGACGGAGCGTTACTGCGTGGTCTATCAGACGATAAAAAACGGCCCGAAAGTCTCGGTGTCCATGAAGCGGGTCTAG
- the pcaF gene encoding 3-oxoadipyl-CoA thiolase yields the protein MRDVFICDAVRTPIGRFGGSLAKVRADDLAATPIKALMAKHPDLDWSQVDEVFFGCANQAGEDNRNVARMALLLAGMPESVPGQTLNRLCASGLDAVGAAGRAIRAGEIDFAIAGGVESMTRAPFVMGKAPEAFARSAEIYDTTIGWRFVNPLMKAQYGVDAMPETGENVAEEFQVSRADQDAMAIRSQQRAGAAIASGYFAEEITPIQVPGGKAGPITVDKDEHPRPETTLEGLAKLKPIVRNPGTVTAGNASGVNDGAAAMILASEAAVKKHGLTPRARILGLASAAVPPRIMGIGPVPATKKLMERLGIKISDFDLIELNEAFASQGIACLRQLGVKDDADFVNPHGGAIALGHPLGMSGARLALTAVHGMEKRGGKLALATMCVGVGQGVAVAIEKVN from the coding sequence ATGCGTGATGTATTCATTTGCGATGCCGTCCGGACCCCGATCGGCCGTTTCGGCGGCTCGCTTGCCAAGGTCCGCGCCGACGATCTGGCCGCCACCCCGATCAAGGCGCTGATGGCGAAGCATCCCGATCTCGACTGGTCGCAGGTGGATGAAGTGTTTTTCGGCTGCGCCAACCAGGCTGGCGAGGACAACCGCAACGTCGCGCGCATGGCGCTGTTGCTGGCGGGCATGCCGGAATCGGTTCCCGGGCAGACGCTGAACCGCCTCTGCGCGTCGGGCCTCGATGCGGTCGGCGCCGCGGGCCGCGCAATCCGTGCCGGCGAAATCGATTTCGCGATTGCCGGCGGTGTTGAATCGATGACCCGCGCGCCCTTCGTGATGGGAAAGGCGCCGGAGGCGTTCGCGCGCTCGGCCGAGATTTACGACACCACGATCGGCTGGCGCTTCGTCAATCCACTGATGAAGGCGCAGTATGGCGTCGATGCGATGCCGGAGACCGGCGAGAACGTCGCGGAGGAATTCCAGGTCTCGCGCGCCGACCAGGATGCGATGGCGATCCGTTCGCAGCAGCGCGCGGGCGCGGCGATCGCTTCCGGCTACTTCGCGGAAGAAATCACGCCGATCCAGGTGCCCGGCGGCAAGGCCGGTCCGATCACCGTCGACAAGGATGAGCATCCGCGTCCCGAGACGACGCTGGAGGGCCTGGCGAAACTGAAGCCGATCGTGCGCAATCCCGGCACGGTGACCGCGGGCAACGCCTCCGGCGTCAATGACGGCGCGGCGGCGATGATCCTCGCTTCCGAAGCTGCGGTGAAGAAGCACGGGCTGACGCCGCGGGCGCGCATCCTCGGCCTCGCATCCGCAGCGGTGCCGCCGCGCATCATGGGCATCGGCCCGGTGCCGGCGACAAAGAAGCTGATGGAGCGGCTCGGCATCAAGATCAGCGACTTCGATTTGATCGAGCTCAATGAAGCCTTCGCTTCCCAGGGCATAGCCTGCCTGCGGCAACTGGGCGTCAAGGACGACGCCGACTTCGTCAACCCGCATGGCGGCGCGATCGCGCTCGGCCATCCGCTCGGCATGAGCGGCGCGCGGCTGGCGCTGACGGCGGTGCACGGCATGGAGAAGCGGGGCGGGAAGCTTGCCTTGGCAACCATGTGCGTCGGCGTCGGCCAGGGCGTTGCGGTCGCCATCGAAAAGGTCAATTAA
- the mutS gene encoding DNA mismatch repair protein MutS: MTIQQSIPLPPAEAPAPEAPARVTPMMEQYLEIKAAHPGLLLFYRMGDFYELFFEDAEIASKALGIVLTKRGKHQGMDIPMCGVPVERSEDYLHRLINAGHRVAVCEQTENPAAARARGNKSVVARGVVRLVTPGTLTEDTLLDARTNNYLLAIARARASSGGDRIGLAWIDISTSEFMVTECSTAELTATLARINPNEAIVTDALYGDADLGPLLRELPSVTPLTRDVFDGATAERRLCDYFAVATMDGLSAMSRLEATAAAAAVTYIDRTQVGKRPPLSPPSREAAGTTMAIDPATRANLELTRTLAGERRGSLLDAIDCTVTAAGSRLLAQRLAAPLTDSAAIGRRLDAIAAFVSDSTARDDIRTTLRAAPDMSRALARLSVGRGGPRDLAALRDGIFAADQALARLAQLDAAPSEIIVVMEALRRPSRDLAREFERALAEQLPLIKRDGGFIREGYEPALDESRNLRDASRLVVAAMQARYAEDTGIKALKIRHNNVLGYFVEVTAQHGDRLMAPPLNATFIHRQTLAGQVRFTTSELGEIEAKIANAGDRALNLELELFERLCAMALAASDDLRAAAHAFALLDVATALAKLAIDDNYVRPEVDTSLGFAVEGGRHPVVEQALKRDGQPFIANACDLSPGPGQKSGQVWLITGPNMAGKSTFLRQNALIALMAQIGSYVPASRARIGVVDRLFSRVGAADDLARGRSTFMVEMVETAVILNQASERSLVILDEIGRGTATFDGLSIAWAGIEHLHEANRCRALFATHYHELTALSAKLPRMFNATVRVKEWQGDVVFLHEVLPGSADRSYGIQVAKLAGLPPAVIARAKSVLAKLEAQDRGQTARALADDLPLFAVPSRAAAEPAPPSEAELLVEAVKALHPDEMSPREALEALYALKAKLPK; the protein is encoded by the coding sequence ATGACGATCCAGCAATCCATTCCCCTGCCCCCGGCGGAAGCACCGGCACCAGAGGCGCCCGCGCGCGTCACGCCGATGATGGAACAATATCTCGAAATCAAGGCCGCCCATCCCGGGCTCCTGCTGTTCTACCGGATGGGCGATTTTTACGAGCTGTTCTTCGAAGACGCCGAAATCGCCTCGAAGGCGCTCGGCATCGTGCTGACCAAGCGCGGCAAGCATCAGGGCATGGACATCCCGATGTGCGGCGTGCCGGTGGAGCGCTCCGAGGATTATCTGCATCGGCTTATCAATGCCGGCCATCGCGTTGCCGTGTGCGAGCAGACCGAGAATCCCGCGGCGGCGCGCGCCCGCGGCAACAAGAGCGTGGTGGCGCGCGGCGTGGTGCGGCTGGTGACGCCGGGCACGCTGACCGAAGACACGCTGCTGGATGCCCGCACCAATAATTATCTGCTGGCGATCGCCCGCGCCCGCGCCTCCTCCGGCGGCGACCGCATCGGGCTTGCCTGGATCGATATCTCCACGTCCGAATTCATGGTCACGGAATGCTCGACCGCGGAACTCACCGCGACACTGGCGCGGATTAATCCGAACGAAGCCATCGTTACCGATGCCCTCTATGGCGATGCGGATCTCGGGCCGCTGTTGCGCGAACTGCCGTCGGTGACGCCGTTGACGCGTGACGTCTTCGATGGCGCCACCGCCGAGCGGCGGCTGTGCGACTACTTCGCGGTCGCGACCATGGACGGCCTTTCCGCGATGTCGCGGCTGGAAGCAACCGCGGCGGCCGCCGCCGTCACCTATATCGACCGCACCCAGGTCGGAAAGCGCCCGCCGCTCTCGCCGCCCTCGCGTGAGGCCGCGGGCACCACGATGGCGATCGATCCCGCCACCCGTGCCAATCTCGAATTGACCCGAACGCTCGCCGGCGAGCGGCGCGGGTCGCTGCTCGACGCGATCGACTGCACGGTTACCGCCGCCGGCTCCCGGCTACTGGCGCAACGGCTCGCCGCACCGCTTACCGACAGTGCAGCCATTGGGCGGCGGCTGGATGCGATTGCTGCCTTTGTCAGCGATAGCACTGCGCGTGATGACATCCGCACGACGCTGCGCGCCGCCCCTGACATGTCGCGTGCGCTGGCGCGCCTGTCGGTCGGACGCGGCGGCCCGCGCGACCTTGCAGCTTTGCGCGACGGCATCTTCGCGGCAGACCAGGCACTGGCCCGGCTCGCGCAACTCGATGCCGCGCCATCTGAAATCATTGTCGTGATGGAGGCGCTGCGCCGTCCCTCACGCGATCTTGCGCGCGAGTTCGAGCGTGCACTCGCCGAACAACTGCCGCTGATCAAGCGCGACGGCGGCTTCATCCGCGAGGGCTATGAGCCCGCGCTCGACGAGAGCCGGAACCTGCGCGACGCCTCCCGCCTCGTCGTCGCCGCGATGCAGGCGCGCTATGCCGAGGACACCGGCATCAAAGCACTGAAGATTCGTCACAACAACGTGCTCGGCTATTTCGTCGAGGTGACGGCGCAGCACGGCGACAGACTGATGGCGCCGCCGCTGAACGCGACCTTCATCCACCGCCAGACGCTGGCGGGCCAGGTTCGTTTCACCACCTCCGAGCTCGGCGAGATCGAGGCCAAGATCGCCAATGCCGGCGACCGCGCGCTCAATCTGGAGCTGGAACTCTTCGAACGGCTTTGCGCCATGGCGCTCGCCGCCAGCGATGATCTGCGCGCGGCGGCGCATGCGTTCGCGCTGCTCGATGTCGCGACGGCGCTGGCGAAGCTTGCGATAGATGACAACTACGTGCGGCCCGAGGTTGATACTTCGCTCGGTTTCGCTGTCGAAGGCGGCCGGCATCCGGTCGTCGAACAGGCGCTGAAGCGCGACGGCCAGCCGTTCATTGCCAATGCCTGCGACCTCTCGCCGGGGCCGGGCCAGAAGTCCGGCCAGGTCTGGCTGATCACCGGCCCGAACATGGCCGGCAAGTCGACGTTCCTGCGGCAGAATGCCTTGATCGCGCTGATGGCGCAGATCGGCTCCTACGTGCCGGCGTCGCGCGCCCGGATCGGCGTCGTCGACCGGCTGTTCTCCCGCGTCGGCGCAGCCGACGATCTCGCGCGCGGCCGCTCCACCTTCATGGTGGAGATGGTCGAGACCGCCGTGATCTTGAACCAGGCCAGCGAGCGCTCGCTGGTCATCCTCGACGAGATCGGCCGCGGCACCGCCACCTTCGACGGCCTTTCGATTGCCTGGGCCGGGATCGAGCATCTGCACGAGGCCAATCGCTGCCGCGCGCTGTTCGCCACCCATTATCACGAGCTGACCGCGCTCTCCGCCAAACTGCCGCGGATGTTCAACGCCACCGTGCGCGTCAAGGAATGGCAGGGCGACGTCGTGTTCCTGCACGAAGTGCTGCCCGGCTCGGCCGATCGGTCCTACGGCATTCAGGTTGCGAAGCTCGCCGGCCTGCCGCCAGCCGTGATCGCGCGCGCCAAGTCGGTGCTGGCGAAACTCGAGGCGCAGGATCGCGGCCAGACCGCCCGCGCGCTCGCCGATGATCTTCCGCTGTTCGCCGTCCCCTCCCGCGCCGCCGCGGAGCCCGCGCCGCCGAGCGAGGCGGAGCTATTAGTGGAGGCAGTGAAGGCGCTGCATCCCGACGAGATGTCGCCCCGCGAGGCACTGGAGGCGCTGTATGCGCTGAAGGCGAAGCTGCCGAAGTAG
- a CDS encoding DMT family transporter yields MSEPTKERAKNSAQEVLGLLGFLLVATAQVSNMILARGVAGSVPPFSIAFFRWSIVALGLLPAIVMALRESPGLSRKDGLGIALAGFLGMFICGGPVYVAGITTSAINIALIMALSPLVVLLLSFVSGRETIDQRKIVGMLVALAGALLIITKGQAGIGTGLSPGDLLALLAMLGWAGYTLMQNRVGQGVSFLARIGLFATAGALFTLPFAIHEIWSAPAAAFSGRAALVYLFAGLVPGLFAYSAYAYLGSMFGAVSTSLSLYLGPIVSAVLSIIFLGEAPTAIHLIGGALSLGGMWLCLRAKQSGPSP; encoded by the coding sequence GTGAGCGAGCCAACCAAGGAAAGAGCCAAGAACAGCGCGCAGGAAGTGCTGGGCCTGCTCGGATTTCTGCTGGTTGCCACCGCCCAGGTCTCCAACATGATCCTGGCGCGCGGTGTTGCCGGGAGTGTTCCCCCGTTCTCGATCGCCTTCTTTCGCTGGAGCATTGTGGCGCTCGGCCTGCTGCCGGCCATCGTGATGGCGTTGCGTGAAAGCCCCGGCCTGTCGCGCAAGGACGGCCTCGGCATCGCGCTGGCCGGCTTTCTCGGCATGTTCATCTGCGGCGGTCCGGTCTATGTCGCCGGCATTACAACCTCGGCCATCAACATCGCCTTGATCATGGCGCTATCGCCGCTTGTTGTGCTGCTGCTTTCCTTCGTGTCGGGTCGGGAGACCATCGATCAACGAAAAATCGTCGGAATGCTGGTCGCGTTGGCGGGCGCCCTGCTGATTATCACCAAGGGACAAGCCGGCATAGGGACGGGCCTGTCGCCCGGTGATCTGCTCGCTTTGCTCGCGATGCTCGGCTGGGCGGGATACACGTTGATGCAAAATCGCGTCGGGCAGGGCGTGAGCTTTCTGGCAAGGATAGGGCTGTTTGCGACGGCAGGCGCGCTATTCACGTTGCCCTTTGCGATCCATGAAATTTGGTCCGCCCCCGCTGCTGCGTTCAGCGGACGTGCGGCGCTGGTGTATTTGTTCGCCGGTCTCGTCCCCGGGCTTTTTGCCTATTCGGCCTATGCCTATCTCGGCTCAATGTTCGGCGCGGTGTCGACGTCCTTGAGTCTCTATCTGGGTCCAATCGTCAGCGCGGTGCTATCGATCATCTTTCTCGGCGAGGCACCGACGGCGATCCATCTGATTGGCGGTGCGTTGTCGCTCGGCGGCATGTGGTTGTGCCTGCGGGCCAAGCAGAGCGGGCCATCACCATAG